From the Phycisphaeraceae bacterium genome, one window contains:
- a CDS encoding glycosyltransferase family 4 protein, which translates to MEHGSFGSVAVSESASDQSLRVLHLTAGSDAGGISRYLHVLNHELVGRGHRPVIAGEVGLWHDLFEDAPWPWVEAPLKGGAVSLWRARGLVERGLRREGFDGRPPVDVIHSHYRRASLVGRWLAKRWRVPLVYTLHLTGIPVGGASGWMSDWGDITHVPSSQARDWLLEEVGLAAERIELIPHGVRAENYPEAGDDARRAAREALGLGDRSPVVTFVGRFDDPKNEAWVVDLADLSRQIAPEGVFVMQGEGPHEGELRRSIRKRGLGERVRVLAYGDPKDAYVASDLVVIPSSLEGFSYVTTEAMALGRPVLRTRTAGWAEHVIEGRTGRSCAVDREAFLMAGLEMLNDSEGLRAMGHEAAAHVRGSLTLDRQVDQTVELYKRVIAGARKY; encoded by the coding sequence ATGGAACATGGTTCCTTTGGGAGCGTTGCGGTGTCGGAGTCGGCTTCAGATCAGTCATTGCGGGTGCTGCATCTCACGGCGGGGTCGGATGCGGGTGGGATCAGTCGTTATCTGCATGTGCTGAATCATGAGTTGGTGGGTCGGGGTCATCGGCCGGTGATCGCGGGTGAGGTGGGGTTGTGGCACGATTTATTTGAGGATGCGCCTTGGCCGTGGGTGGAGGCTCCGTTGAAGGGTGGGGCGGTGTCGCTGTGGCGGGCTCGGGGGTTGGTTGAGCGGGGGCTGCGGCGAGAGGGTTTTGATGGGCGTCCGCCGGTGGATGTGATTCATTCGCATTATCGACGGGCTTCGCTGGTGGGTCGGTGGCTGGCGAAGCGTTGGCGGGTTCCGTTGGTGTACACCTTGCATCTGACGGGGATTCCGGTGGGGGGTGCGTCGGGTTGGATGAGTGACTGGGGGGATATCACGCATGTGCCTTCGTCGCAGGCGCGGGACTGGCTTCTTGAGGAGGTGGGTTTGGCGGCGGAGCGGATTGAGCTGATCCCGCACGGGGTGCGGGCTGAGAACTATCCGGAGGCGGGGGACGATGCGCGGCGGGCGGCGCGGGAGGCGTTGGGGTTGGGGGATCGGTCGCCGGTGGTGACGTTTGTGGGTCGGTTTGATGATCCGAAGAATGAGGCGTGGGTGGTGGACCTGGCGGACCTGAGTCGTCAGATTGCGCCGGAGGGTGTGTTTGTGATGCAGGGCGAGGGGCCTCACGAGGGTGAGCTGCGGCGTTCGATCCGGAAGCGGGGGCTTGGTGAGCGTGTTCGGGTTCTTGCGTATGGGGATCCGAAGGACGCTTATGTGGCGTCGGATTTGGTGGTGATTCCTTCGTCGCTGGAGGGATTTTCGTATGTGACGACGGAGGCGATGGCGTTGGGGCGGCCGGTGCTGCGGACGCGGACGGCGGGTTGGGCGGAGCATGTGATCGAGGGTCGGACGGGGCGGTCGTGTGCGGTGGATCGTGAGGCGTTTTTGATGGCGGGGCTGGAGATGTTGAATGATTCTGAGGGTTTGAGGGCGATGGGGCATGAGGCGGCGGCGCATGTTCGGGGGTCGCTGACGCTGGATCGTCAGGTGGATCAGACGGTGGAACTTTATAAAAGGGTGATCGCTGGGGCGAGGAAGTATTAA
- a CDS encoding SH3 domain-containing protein → MFKHLMLSPVSLVCLVIVMMTLVLPGVVRGQDGLDQVDLPFFGVVVPERAELRAGPGKAYYTVGSLESESFVEVHEGLLGWYKITAPRDVYSYVSKAFVKASGDGTAGVIDGDRVQVKAASEKGPGWSFKPQTTLDRGTEVMIVSEEGSFYKIVAPEAARVFISRDAVRIASPGEVEQHRRMLSGDEGEVAVAVVEAEAVVSEVAVEVREASPEVAVDEPEMEPIRLESVTPASEAEVEVQVSRPLIPVEPESGVAVETAEAAVAVVPEMEADVPATSEAEVVAVPAPESEEWAVIGKDAVGVSTEVESTTLQSVEKEMRPKFSLPLDEMPIDEMVAAYEALRDAGGLSAQDLQVIEIRLIALERNRQLLAAMLNEPVVPVIVETEPAPVVGTQRVPAAEVEDYTYVGVLMQSSLYNGQAGRPSLLRLVDPTTRRTLGYIVTRKVSDRRAISSLVGIVGKDQRDVDLGIRLIEPEQVDILSVRP, encoded by the coding sequence ATGTTTAAGCATCTGATGTTGTCACCCGTGAGTTTGGTTTGTTTGGTCATCGTGATGATGACGCTGGTGCTTCCCGGGGTGGTTCGGGGCCAGGACGGTTTGGATCAGGTTGATCTGCCGTTTTTTGGTGTGGTGGTTCCGGAGCGGGCTGAGTTGAGGGCGGGCCCAGGGAAGGCGTACTACACGGTGGGGAGTCTTGAGTCGGAGTCGTTTGTCGAGGTCCACGAGGGTTTGCTTGGGTGGTACAAGATCACGGCGCCTCGTGATGTTTACAGTTATGTGTCGAAGGCTTTTGTGAAGGCGAGCGGTGATGGGACGGCCGGTGTGATTGATGGTGATCGGGTTCAGGTGAAGGCGGCGAGTGAGAAGGGTCCTGGGTGGAGCTTTAAGCCGCAGACAACGCTGGATCGCGGGACCGAGGTGATGATCGTTTCGGAGGAGGGGAGTTTCTACAAGATCGTGGCACCGGAGGCGGCGCGGGTGTTTATCAGTCGTGACGCGGTGCGGATAGCGAGTCCGGGTGAAGTCGAGCAGCATCGGCGGATGTTGTCGGGGGATGAGGGTGAGGTGGCAGTGGCGGTGGTTGAAGCGGAGGCTGTGGTGAGTGAAGTTGCGGTGGAGGTGAGGGAGGCGAGCCCTGAGGTGGCGGTGGATGAGCCGGAGATGGAGCCGATTCGGTTGGAGAGTGTGACGCCTGCGTCGGAGGCGGAGGTTGAGGTTCAGGTGAGTCGGCCTTTGATTCCTGTTGAGCCGGAGTCTGGGGTTGCGGTGGAGACGGCGGAGGCAGCGGTGGCGGTTGTGCCTGAGATGGAGGCTGACGTGCCTGCCACGTCGGAGGCCGAGGTGGTGGCCGTGCCTGCGCCGGAGTCGGAGGAGTGGGCGGTGATTGGTAAGGATGCGGTTGGGGTGTCGACGGAGGTTGAGTCGACGACGTTGCAGTCGGTTGAGAAGGAGATGCGGCCGAAGTTCAGTCTGCCATTGGATGAGATGCCGATCGACGAGATGGTGGCTGCGTATGAGGCGCTGCGGGATGCGGGGGGTTTGAGTGCGCAGGATCTGCAGGTGATCGAGATCCGGTTGATTGCGTTGGAGCGGAATCGTCAGTTGCTGGCGGCGATGCTGAATGAGCCGGTTGTGCCGGTGATTGTGGAGACGGAGCCTGCCCCGGTGGTGGGGACGCAGCGGGTTCCTGCTGCGGAGGTTGAGGATTACACCTATGTCGGGGTGTTGATGCAGTCGTCGCTTTATAACGGCCAGGCGGGCCGGCCCTCGTTGCTGCGGCTGGTGGACCCGACGACCCGGCGGACGCTGGGGTACATCGTGACCCGGAAGGTGAGTGATCGGCGGGCGATCTCGTCGCTGGTGGGGATTGTCGGCAAGGATCAGCGTGATGTGGATTTAGGGATTCGTCTGATCGAGCCGGAGCAGGTGGACATCCTCTCGGTGCGTCCGTAA
- a CDS encoding nucleoside deaminase — protein sequence MSFSELDESMMRRALEACSAGVEMGQSPFGAVIAHNDRVIIATHNHVRHDTDPTAHAEVCAIRKACAILGDIHLPGTTIYSTTEPCPMCFTAIHWARIQRIVFGAAIADAEDFGFNELGISNIDMADRGGSPVIVQPGCLRKEAVDLFKRWQAAGGMPY from the coding sequence GTGAGCTTCTCAGAACTCGATGAATCAATGATGCGCCGCGCCCTCGAAGCCTGCTCCGCCGGCGTCGAGATGGGCCAATCACCCTTCGGCGCCGTCATCGCCCACAACGACCGCGTCATCATCGCCACCCACAACCACGTCCGACACGACACCGACCCCACCGCCCACGCCGAGGTCTGCGCCATCCGCAAAGCCTGCGCCATCCTGGGCGACATCCACCTCCCCGGCACCACGATCTACTCAACCACCGAGCCCTGCCCGATGTGCTTCACCGCCATCCACTGGGCCCGAATCCAACGCATCGTCTTCGGAGCCGCCATCGCCGACGCCGAAGACTTCGGCTTCAACGAACTGGGCATCAGCAACATCGACATGGCCGACCGTGGCGGGTCACCCGTCATCGTCCAACCCGGATGCCTCCGCAAGGAAGCCGTCGATCTGTTCAAACGCTGGCAAGCTGCCGGCGGTATGCCGTACTGA